One window of Mobula birostris isolate sMobBir1 chromosome 16, sMobBir1.hap1, whole genome shotgun sequence genomic DNA carries:
- the LOC140211206 gene encoding PAK4-inhibitor inka2-like isoform X1, with protein MISFAIFGKKWSFVVFCSLPQISMKEAGACLRDQMQCMMQALQDLKQIHNISSLSLKEEEERQRPLSPTRGRTSHSFTSDISESDTYDSACCLASPRSEEEGSSTVFASHSSERSLEFDSGYSEASGPTLTKAARVGSSPCLRENRIPPVGILRNKIGLGPNKKIRPKSTSDVYSEQACWKIFDYADPNDWTVNLLSQSRNRQPLVLGDNCFADLVENWMDLPEEGDEMMEPRGKEQSSRWLGRSHEFILNISGNVKRKLANISRSDRSKTTDPKHHSSRDNSHAHMLSKRLSCPTSLANYMPKLSYLHRSHSSLPQTHEASTDFDKFMALMKSRSRKPIICKDTISYV; from the exons ATGATTTCATTTGCCATCTTCGGAAAGAAATG GTCCTTTGTGGTTTTTTGTTCCCTTCCTCAGATAAGTATGAAGGAGGCGGGGGCATGCCTTCGAGATCAGATGCAGTGTATGATGCAGGCACTGCAGGACCTGAAGCAGATCCACAACATCAGCAGCCTGAGcctgaaagaagaagaagaacgtCAGAGACCCCTGTCTCCCACCAGGGGaaggacctcccatagcttcacctctgACATCTCCGAGTCAGACACGTACGACTCTGCCTGCTGTCTGGCGTCCCCCAGGAGCGAGGAGGAAGGCAGCTCTACAGTGTTTGCCTCGCACTCCAGTGAGCGAAGCTTGGAGTTCGACTCGGGCTACTCGGAGGCCTCTGGGCCCACGTTGACCAAAGCTGCACGTGTCGGGAGTTCGCCATGCTTGAGAGAAAACAGAATCCCCCCAGTTGGTATCTTGAGAAATAAGATCGGCCTTGGACCAAACAAGAAAATAAGACCAAAGTCAACCTCTGATGTCTATTCAGAACAGGCCTGTTGGAAGATTTTTGATTATGCAGATCCCAATGACTGGACCGTGAATTTACTCTCCCAGAGTAGGAACAGACAGCCTCTAGTACTGGGGGACAATTGCTTTGCTGATCTGGTAGAAAATTGGATGGATCTACCAGAGGAGGGGGATGAGATGATGGAACCAAGGGGTAAGGAGCAGTCCAGCAGATGGTTGGGGAGGTCTCATGAATTCATCCTGAATATCTCTGGAAATGTCAAGCGCAAACTGGCCAACATCTCCAGGTCTGACAGATCAAAGACTACGGATCCCAAGCACCATAGCAGCAGAGACAACAGCCATGCGCACATGCTATCAAAAAGACTCTCTTGTCCGACAAGTTTGGCTAATTACATGCCGAAGCTCTCTTATCTCCATCGTTCTCACTCTAGCTTACCCCAGACACATGAAGCCTCAACGGACTTTGATAAATTCATGGCTTTGATGAAAAGCAGAAGTAGGAAACCGATTATTTGCAAGGACACAATTAGTTATGTATAG
- the LOC140211206 gene encoding PAK4-inhibitor inka2-like isoform X2 translates to MQDVKLDDFICHLRKEMISMKEAGACLRDQMQCMMQALQDLKQIHNISSLSLKEEEERQRPLSPTRGRTSHSFTSDISESDTYDSACCLASPRSEEEGSSTVFASHSSERSLEFDSGYSEASGPTLTKAARVGSSPCLRENRIPPVGILRNKIGLGPNKKIRPKSTSDVYSEQACWKIFDYADPNDWTVNLLSQSRNRQPLVLGDNCFADLVENWMDLPEEGDEMMEPRGKEQSSRWLGRSHEFILNISGNVKRKLANISRSDRSKTTDPKHHSSRDNSHAHMLSKRLSCPTSLANYMPKLSYLHRSHSSLPQTHEASTDFDKFMALMKSRSRKPIICKDTISYV, encoded by the exons ATGCAGGACGTCAAACTTGATGATTTCATTTGCCATCTTCGGAAAGAAATG ATAAGTATGAAGGAGGCGGGGGCATGCCTTCGAGATCAGATGCAGTGTATGATGCAGGCACTGCAGGACCTGAAGCAGATCCACAACATCAGCAGCCTGAGcctgaaagaagaagaagaacgtCAGAGACCCCTGTCTCCCACCAGGGGaaggacctcccatagcttcacctctgACATCTCCGAGTCAGACACGTACGACTCTGCCTGCTGTCTGGCGTCCCCCAGGAGCGAGGAGGAAGGCAGCTCTACAGTGTTTGCCTCGCACTCCAGTGAGCGAAGCTTGGAGTTCGACTCGGGCTACTCGGAGGCCTCTGGGCCCACGTTGACCAAAGCTGCACGTGTCGGGAGTTCGCCATGCTTGAGAGAAAACAGAATCCCCCCAGTTGGTATCTTGAGAAATAAGATCGGCCTTGGACCAAACAAGAAAATAAGACCAAAGTCAACCTCTGATGTCTATTCAGAACAGGCCTGTTGGAAGATTTTTGATTATGCAGATCCCAATGACTGGACCGTGAATTTACTCTCCCAGAGTAGGAACAGACAGCCTCTAGTACTGGGGGACAATTGCTTTGCTGATCTGGTAGAAAATTGGATGGATCTACCAGAGGAGGGGGATGAGATGATGGAACCAAGGGGTAAGGAGCAGTCCAGCAGATGGTTGGGGAGGTCTCATGAATTCATCCTGAATATCTCTGGAAATGTCAAGCGCAAACTGGCCAACATCTCCAGGTCTGACAGATCAAAGACTACGGATCCCAAGCACCATAGCAGCAGAGACAACAGCCATGCGCACATGCTATCAAAAAGACTCTCTTGTCCGACAAGTTTGGCTAATTACATGCCGAAGCTCTCTTATCTCCATCGTTCTCACTCTAGCTTACCCCAGACACATGAAGCCTCAACGGACTTTGATAAATTCATGGCTTTGATGAAAAGCAGAAGTAGGAAACCGATTATTTGCAAGGACACAATTAGTTATGTATAG